The Chamaesiphon minutus PCC 6605 DNA window GGTAATATTCTCGAACCTTTGCAACAATCTGGTTCCGTACCGATCCAGTTCAACAACATCCAAACGCAAGTAACTGGCACGTTTGTCATGGGTGCTTCATTTTCTGCCAATGGCAATATAATTACCAGCCATTCTACTTTTCTGCGGCTATTCCCAGAGCGCAGAGCCGACCAAATCGACGTGGGTATTATTACTCTCAAACCTGGCACGAATATCGAGCGAGTTCAATCGGCAATTCGATCGCAAATTCAAGATGTTTTAGTTCTCACTCATGCAGAATTCGTCGAGCATGAGAAAAAATATTGGCAAGTAAATAGTCCGATCGGATTTTTGTTTGGGTTTGGTGCAGTCATTGGTTTTATTGTCGGCATTGTAATTGTTTACCAAATTCTCTATTCCGATGTTTCCGACCACCTACCAGAATACGCTACTCTCAAAGCAATGGGATATGGCGATGGCTACCTCACGAGCATTCTCATTCAAGAGTCATTAATTATGGCAATTTTAGGATTTATTCCGGGGTTTGTTGTAGCACTAGGACTATATTCGATCGCTACTTCGGTCACATTTATTCCCATTCTTATGAGTGTCAACCGAGCATTTTTGGTACTGGGTTTAACGATTGTCATGTGCGTTGCTTCTGGAGGAATTGCCATGCGAAAACTGCAAGAAGCCGATCCTGCCGATATTTTCTAACCTGCCGTGCCTATACCTATGCAAGATCTAGCCACTAATAATTTAACTAAACCAGTAATTTCCGCACGCAATCTCAACCATTATTTTGGTGAGGGCAATCTCAAAAAACAGGCATTATTTGATATCAATTTAGATATTTATGCAGGTGAAATTGTCATTATGACTGGGCCATCTGGCTCTGGAAAAACTACTTTGCTGACATTAATGGGCGGTTTGCGATCGGCACAAGCAGGTAGCCTGAAGATTCTCGATCGAGAGCTGCGCGATGCCAGCAAGCAAGAATTAACCAAACTGCGAGGTAATATCGGCTATATTTTTCAGGCACACAATCTCCTTACCTTTTTGACTGCCAAACAAAATGTGCGGATGTCGCTGGAATTACACGATCGCTTTTTGGAGCGAGACTTAGATGCTATGGCTACTGAAATCTTGACAACTGTAGGTTTAGAACAACGTGCCGATTATTATGCCGATAGTTTATCTGGCGGCCAAAAACAACGAGTCGCGATCGCGCGTGCGCTGGTGAGCCATCCCAAAATTGTGCTAGCCGACGAACCGACTGCCGCATTAGATAAAAAATCGGGTCGCGACGCGGTAGAACTGATGCAAAAACTCGCTAAAGAACAAGATTGCACGATCTTGTTAGTTACCCACGACAATCGCATTTTGGATATTGCCGATCGAATTGTTTATATGGAAGATGGCCGTTTGATGGATCGTCCTGAAACAAACTAATTTCGATCGGGCTTGACAAATCTACCTAAACCGATTCTCCCGTGAGGAGGCTACCGCCAACGATTCTCGACGAGCGTTGTTATGCGGCATTTTTACGGCGATCGCTACAACTTCATTCAAGTTTGAATTATCCTCAACTACTCTTCAAACGAAATTAAAAGCTTACGCAGCAGTAGAGCGAGCATTTCCCGCTCCGATGTCTCCAAAGCCCGAAGCATATGATGTGCATTGGCAACATGAGCTGCAACCGCTCGATCGATTAGACTCAGCCCTTCATTTGTCATCAGAATCAATGTTCCACGGCGATCGTTGGGATCGGGAATCCGCTTTACCCATTCAGCTCGTTCTAGTCGATCGATCCGATGTGTCATGGTGCCAGATGACACCATCATCGCGTTAAACAGATCGGTAGGGGAAAGCTGGTAAGGATGCCCAGAGCGGCGCAGGGTCGCCAGTACATCAAATTCGCCCAGATTCAGCTCGAATTCGGCAACCGTTGCCTGTACGGAACGCTCTAGGTGCTTGGATAGCCGTGCCATCCGCCCAATTACGCCCATTGGTGAGGCATCTAGATCGGGACGTTCGCGCTGCCATTGAGCCAAAATCGCATCGACTGGATCGGCATTCATTAAAATACTACTTACCTCAGAACTTTAACGCCAACTATCTTAACATCAAGATAAACGTTAGAATCTTGATATCGAGTATCTTGATATCAAGATAAAATCTATGAAGTCACAATCCGCTCGTCGATCTGATGTTCTACTGACTGCTCTAGCACCGATGACCTGGGGAACGACTTATTTTGTCGCAACTGAATTCCTCCCGCCCAACCATCCGCTATTGGTGGCTGCCTTGCGATCGCTGCCGATCGGTCTGCTGTTAATGGCATGGTTCAAACAACTGCCTCAAGGGATTTGGTGGTGGCGGATCTTGCTCTTAGGCAGTCTCAATATCGGCCTCTTTCAAGCCTTATTATTTATTGCGGCTTATCGCCTGCCAGGTGGTGTGGCGGCCACAGCAGGAGCGATTCAACCGTTATTAGTTGGCGTGTTTTCGTGGATAATATTGCAAGAGAAACCATCTAAGCGATCGATCGTGGCGGGGATTGCGGGCTTGGTGGGTGTCGGGTTACTGGTAATCTCTCCAGCGGCAAAACTCGATCCGATCGGCATTGTTACCGCGATCGGTGGAGCTGCAACAATGGGTTTGGGAACAGTCCTAATCAAAAGATGGCAACGACCTGTTTCGCTACTTGTTTTTACCGCATGGCAGTTAACAGTTGGCGGGCTGGTTTTGCTCCCAATCGCTCTAGCGATCGAAGGGCCGATCGCGCAGATCTCCACGACTAACTTATTTGGTTTCGTTTATCTGGGGGTAGTTGGAACTGGAATTGCTTATGCACTGTGGTTCCGAGGCATCGATAAACTCAACGCATCAGCGGTTTCGTATCTAGGGTTAATGAGTCCTGTAGTTGCAACCCTAATTGGGTTCGTATTCTTAAATCAATCATTTACGCCAATTCAACTTATTGGGATGGCGATCGTACTGATTAGTATCGTACTTGGGCAACAAACCGATCGATCGCGTCCAAGCTCATCTATTTCGATCCAATCGCGGCGACGAAAATAAGTTACAGGTTTTTGCGATTACCGCTAGACCTATCCGAAAACCTGCAAACTAGACTAAGCATGGGTTTCGAGTTTACTCGATGAATCTCGAAGCTAACTTCAAGCTGGGATTGAGTTTTTGAGTATCGTAGGCTGCTCGAACTGACTCGTTCAAGGTTAGAGATCGATAAAGGCTGTGAATTTCAGCAATTATCCCTGCCGCACTAAAATTATCTCGAACCCATTGGCGTCCGGCGTTGCCATAAGCCTCCCATTGCCAAGGAGCGTCGGGCGTTGCTGAATTGATGTATGATATAACGATCGAGTGTAAAGTTGACTAAAAACAATGAACAGTAAATTAGAGTCGATCGAATGTCCAGAGTGTAAGTCAACTCGTGTTAATAAAAATGGGCATAAAGCAGGCAAACAGAATCATATCTGTGTTGATTGCGGCAGACAATTCATAGATTGTTATCAAACTGATCAAGGTTATGGAGAAGAAATTAAAAAAGAATGTCTCCTCATGTATGTAAATGGGATGGGTTTCAGAGCAATTGAGCGAATTAAGGGAGTACATCATACAAGTATTATTAATTGGGTTAAGCAAGTCGGTGAATTACTCCCAAATGCTTATGCACCAGAAATAATTCCACAAGTAGGAGAGCTGGATGAACTAGAAACATTTGTTGGCTCAAAAAAACAAAATCTGGCTCTGGACGGCAGTAAATCACTTTCACCCAGGAATTTTAGGATGGGTACTGGGCGACCACAGTGCAAAAACTTTTCAGCCATTATGGGAACTAGTCAGTAGCTGGAAATGCTACTTTTACATCACGGATGGATGGCCAGTCTACCCGATATTTATTCCAGATGGAGACCAGATTATTTGTAAAACTTATATGACTAGAGTAGAGGGAGAAAATACAAGGCTTAGACACTATTTAGCCAGACTTCATCGCAAGACGCTTTGCTATTCTAAGTCGAAAGAAATGCTGGCACATTCAGTTAGATTACTAATTCACTATCTCAAGTTCTGGGATGTTCCCATCCCATATTCAGCTAACTATTAAATGTAGCTAAAGATTTCATCCTATTTTGAATATTTTTTTGGTCTCGAAGCTTGCGCGCCGCCTAAGCGGCGGTCGCCATATCATACATCAATTCAGCAACGCCGAGCGTCGAATACCTCTGTAATTGCTGCTGCCAATGCTGTTGGCTCGTTGGGAGGAATCAGCATTCCGGTTTCGCGGTGAATGACTGTGTATTTTAAACCACCCACAATACTGGCAATGACTGGGGTACCTGCGGCCATCGCTTCGAGCGCAACTAATCCAAAAGGTTCGCGATCGCTAGGGATGACACAGACATTAGCGGCTGCATAGTAGAACGGTAGCTCGGTTTGGGCAACTTGCCCGACAAATACCGTCGCATCCTCCAAGCCTAACTCTGTGACTAAATGTTGAATGCGTTGTCGTTCTTGGCACTCTTCCCGGCTGGTGCGATCGCCGCCGACTAGATAAAGTCGGAATGGTTTGGTTAATGTGGCGCAAGCTTTAATGAGAGTTTCAATCCCTTTGCGACGATCGAACCGACCGACATACAAGATTAATTTTTCATCGTTAGCAATTTTTAAATGTTCGCGAGCCACCGTTCTGGCAATCGAGCCAAAGTGACTGGTATTAATAGCGTAGGGAATAACTCTGACCCGTCCTCGATCGGAAATTAACTGCCGCAGATCGGCAACTTCTTGGGGACTGGTGGAAATTACACAATCTGTAGATGTCAAACACGCTGTTTCTACCAGATGACGGGTGACGGCAATTGCTGGCGGCTTTGCCATACCCTGATACTTCACTACGCCAATAGAATGATAAGTATGCACTTGGGGTATGCCCAAGTGAGATTTTAGCTGTAGCCCCACCCAACCAGAGAGCCAATAATTACTATGAATCAGCGTATAGTTACGTGCTGATTTGAGTTGAAATACCCACCAAGCATCGATAAAGGCGGGTAAATATTCAAATAATTTATCCCGATCGATGAATTCTGCTGGCCCAGCAGTGAGGCGAATCGTGCGACATCCAGGGGAATTTTCGACGATTTCTTCTTGTTCGGGATGTTCGCGACGGGTGAATATATCGACTTGACAGCCCCGTCGAGCTAGTCCTAGCCCTAGTTCCCGCACGTAAACATTTTGGCCACCCCCTGCTTTACCGATTTCGGCAGTCGGATCGCTATCTACAGCAATGAGGGCATAGCTCGGTCGTCGGTTGGGGGCAACTATTAAATTGCCCGTCGGGATACTTTGGGCTAAGCGATCGACCCAATTGTCGGTATCATTTATCGTCATGATTCTTGTTAACCGTTCGCAGGTACTTGTTAATTGCCGATCTCTTTACCGTCTTTTCATAAAGTTGAAATTATTGGCAAAAAATATCCAGAAGACAAAGAATTCAGCGATCGAGGCTTAGTATAGTGGATCGTCATAGGGCGGAATCGGATAAATTTCTGCAAATTTATCCCAATCCATCTTGCCTTGGAGATGCTTATCTAGATAGTGACGATCGGTTTCGATGTCCACGGGCGAATGTAGTAACTGAGTAACTCGATCGAGAGTGGATGAAGCGAGATCGGTGGAAGATTGAAGTTCTAGCATGACTGTTTATGGTTGTGATTTGTTTAGTTTAAATCGTTGTTTTCGAGCTGAATGTGTCGATCGCGTAAAGATATCAGCAATCGATCGAGTATGGCGGCTTGTTGGAGCCGATCCAGTTGTTTGAATCGCGGTAGATGCTGAAGTTGAGTCGAGAGGATCGGTGCGAGCTTTTGATTATCGATCGCTTCGCGAACTGACTCTGCCAAGATTAACGATTGATAGAGACTATCGATCTTAGTTTTCATCGTTGCCGAGCTGAAATTAGGCATCGCCCATTTACACCCAGCCGTACCATTAACTCCGGGTTGGCAGGGTTTATCGAGCGTTTCTTTAATGGCGACTGCTAATGTCGTAGGATTGCGGATCGGGATTTGCATTCCGGCTTCATCCCCACCACCTGGGTTGCTAACTACCATTGTCTCTAACGCAATCAACCCAAAAGGTTCGTAGTGACTGGGAATGAAGCACACATTAGCGGCTACATAGTAATTAGCTAAATCGGCTGTAGGAATCTTCCCAACAAACGCAGTCGCATTTTCAAAGCCTAACTCTTTGACTAAGTCTGGCAAGCGTCGCTGTGCCTGTAAATAGTTGCCACCCGTGCGGCTGCCACTAACTAGATACAGTCGAAAGGGTATGGGCAACCTGGCGCAATGTTCGATCCAACCGGAGAGCCAGTAATTACTTTGGAGTAAAGTATAGTTGCGTTCCGATTTAAGTTGAAAAGTCAACCAAGCTTCGATAAAAGCGGGCAAATGTTCCCATAATTCGGTTCTGGAAATAACTTTTGCTGACCCTGCATCGAGCCGAATTATTCGGCAGCCAGGATGAATTTCGATAACTTCAGCCAGATTTGGATGTTCGCGACGGGTGAAAATATCGACTTTACAGCCCTGTTGAGCTAGTGCTATGCCCAGATCCCGCACGTAAATACTCTGCCCGCCAGCATATTGTTTGCCAATATTGGCAATGGGATCGCCATGCAAACAAATCAGGGCATAGGTCGATGGTATGGGAGTGTTTGGTGGCTCGCTCAGCCGGAGGCTTTGCTCCAACTGCTCGATCGGATTGGAGTAGCGATCGGCTGTCATAACTGTTCCTAACCGTGGAAATATGCTTGCTAATTACTGACATTTCTACAGTACCGGGCAAAAGTTGAAATAATGGGTAAAAATCGTGCAGAAATAGAGCAGAAAGTACATTTCCTCACATCTTGCACCAGGTCGAAATATACTAGTGCTTAGTTTTGACCCAGGGTACCCACAAGGGGCACCCCTACAGATAACTTGTAGGGGTACCCACAAGCGACGCACACAAACGGGAGGGAGCGATGCGCGCTCGGCGGGTTTCCCGCCGGGATAGCGCATCAGCGACGCATCGACCTGGAGGTTTCCTCCAGGTTGTGTGCGTCAGCGGCTCGCAGCCGGGAGGTTTCCTCCCGGATTATGCGAGACAAGACAAGACAAGACAACCTCCCGTTCGATGCGTCGCTTGTGGGTACCCGCAGATCTACACTAATTACTAATGTTTTTGTACTGGTGCAAGATGTGAGTTTCCCAAGCTGAATCCGGACAGCCAAAATCTAAACTTGTTTGAGACGGTATCCCAATCCATGTACCGTCTCGATCGAATCGTCGGGCGCGCCAGCATCGCGCAATTTCTGGCGCAAACCGCGAATGTGAGATTTGATAGTATCTTCAGTAGGTGCAGCTTCTAAAGACCAAATCCGCTCGATAATTCCCGATCGACTCATAATCCGTCTACCATTAGAAACGAGCAATTCCAACAAAGCGTATTCTTTGGGCGTGAGATATACCGGAGTGTTGTCATAACTGACCTCGTGGGTACTCGGATTCAAAGTGAGGCTGCCCCACGATAAACACACAGATTCAGCACTACCGCGCCGCAGGAGCGCGCGAACTCTGGCCATTAACTCTGGCATCTCAAAAGGTTTGACCAAATAGTCATCCGCCCCTGCATCCAAGCCTGCGATCTTATCCAAGAGCGTATCGCGGGCGGTCAACATCAATACGGGTAAACTGTAACGATGCGATCGCAAGCGTTGCGCAAAACCAATGCCATCTAATTTTGGCAAAGTTACGTCTAAAACGATTAAGTCAAAATCGATTACTTGCACCCACTCCCATGCTGCTTCTCCATCTGCTGCAACTTCCACGATGTACTGTTTAGCTGTCAATGCTTCTTTCAACATTGCTGCCAATCGCAGATCGTCTTCTACTACTAAAATACGCATAATTTAAAGTCTGATTAGCCGATCGTTCGATAATAATTGAGGCGATCGATTACTTAAATAATTACAGATGTTTAAAAACATTCACTGGTCGAGCGAGAATAAATTAATTGCGACTGGATTTAGTTTTGCTTTATGCTTGACTGGTCTGACGAGTTTAATTTCCTATCACAATGTCACCGAACTAATTAAAAGTGCCGCCAGGGTGGAGCGTACCCATAAAGTTTTTAGCAATCTCACCGAGATTACATCAATTTTAGCAGATGCTGAGTCTGGGCGTCGGGGCTATCTACTATTTAAAGATCTCACAGAGTTGCAGCGTTATCAAGTTGCAGCTAAAAATATTAATCCGACCGTCGATCGATTGAAGCAGTGGAGCAATACGCCGATTCAACAGCAGCAACTTACTCAGTTAAGATATTTAATCGCTCAAAAATTTTATCTATCCGAACAATTTATTGCTTTAAATCGCCAAAATCCGAATCTTAAAATAGAACAGTCTCGACTGCTTACTGAAAATCA harbors:
- a CDS encoding MarR family winged helix-turn-helix transcriptional regulator, producing the protein MNADPVDAILAQWQRERPDLDASPMGVIGRMARLSKHLERSVQATVAEFELNLGEFDVLATLRRSGHPYQLSPTDLFNAMMVSSGTMTHRIDRLERAEWVKRIPDPNDRRGTLILMTNEGLSLIDRAVAAHVANAHHMLRALETSEREMLALLLRKLLISFEE
- a CDS encoding DevA family ABC transporter ATP-binding protein, whose protein sequence is MQDLATNNLTKPVISARNLNHYFGEGNLKKQALFDINLDIYAGEIVIMTGPSGSGKTTLLTLMGGLRSAQAGSLKILDRELRDASKQELTKLRGNIGYIFQAHNLLTFLTAKQNVRMSLELHDRFLERDLDAMATEILTTVGLEQRADYYADSLSGGQKQRVAIARALVSHPKIVLADEPTAALDKKSGRDAVELMQKLAKEQDCTILLVTHDNRILDIADRIVYMEDGRLMDRPETN
- a CDS encoding response regulator transcription factor → MRILVVEDDLRLAAMLKEALTAKQYIVEVAADGEAAWEWVQVIDFDLIVLDVTLPKLDGIGFAQRLRSHRYSLPVLMLTARDTLLDKIAGLDAGADDYLVKPFEMPELMARVRALLRRGSAESVCLSWGSLTLNPSTHEVSYDNTPVYLTPKEYALLELLVSNGRRIMSRSGIIERIWSLEAAPTEDTIKSHIRGLRQKLRDAGAPDDSIETVHGLGYRLKQV
- a CDS encoding glycosyltransferase is translated as MTINDTDNWVDRLAQSIPTGNLIVAPNRRPSYALIAVDSDPTAEIGKAGGGQNVYVRELGLGLARRGCQVDIFTRREHPEQEEIVENSPGCRTIRLTAGPAEFIDRDKLFEYLPAFIDAWWVFQLKSARNYTLIHSNYWLSGWVGLQLKSHLGIPQVHTYHSIGVVKYQGMAKPPAIAVTRHLVETACLTSTDCVISTSPQEVADLRQLISDRGRVRVIPYAINTSHFGSIARTVAREHLKIANDEKLILYVGRFDRRKGIETLIKACATLTKPFRLYLVGGDRTSREECQERQRIQHLVTELGLEDATVFVGQVAQTELPFYYAAANVCVIPSDREPFGLVALEAMAAGTPVIASIVGGLKYTVIHRETGMLIPPNEPTALAAAITEVFDARRC
- a CDS encoding IS1 family transposase (programmed frameshift) → MECPECKSTRVNKNGHKAGKQNHICVDCGRQFIDCYQTDQGYGEEIKKECLLMYVNGMGFRAIERIKGVHHTSIINWVKQVGELLPNAYAPEIIPQVGELDELETFVGSKKHKIWLWTAVNHFHPGILGWVLGDHSAKTFQPLWELVSSWKCYFYITDGWPVYPIFIPDGDQIICKTYMTRVEGENTRLRHYLARLHRKTLCYSKSKEMLAHSVRLLIHYLKFWDVPIPYSANY
- the devC gene encoding ABC transporter permease DevC — translated: MFRKFFRRTPLAWLQLKREPVRLAVALAGIAFADILIFFQLGLAEGLFDSVTKPYSALQGDLFLINPLFESMAVVRSFPRRRLYQAAGAGEVRSINYMYIDQGRWRNPQTLKNQSTMVFAINPNNSAIVLPEVKAHVGQLKLLNRILYDRTGSAELFGNILEPLQQSGSVPIQFNNIQTQVTGTFVMGASFSANGNIITSHSTFLRLFPERRADQIDVGIITLKPGTNIERVQSAIRSQIQDVLVLTHAEFVEHEKKYWQVNSPIGFLFGFGAVIGFIVGIVIVYQILYSDVSDHLPEYATLKAMGYGDGYLTSILIQESLIMAILGFIPGFVVALGLYSIATSVTFIPILMSVNRAFLVLGLTIVMCVASGGIAMRKLQEADPADIF
- a CDS encoding glycosyltransferase; the encoded protein is MTADRYSNPIEQLEQSLRLSEPPNTPIPSTYALICLHGDPIANIGKQYAGGQSIYVRDLGIALAQQGCKVDIFTRREHPNLAEVIEIHPGCRIIRLDAGSAKVISRTELWEHLPAFIEAWLTFQLKSERNYTLLQSNYWLSGWIEHCARLPIPFRLYLVSGSRTGGNYLQAQRRLPDLVKELGFENATAFVGKIPTADLANYYVAANVCFIPSHYEPFGLIALETMVVSNPGGGDEAGMQIPIRNPTTLAVAIKETLDKPCQPGVNGTAGCKWAMPNFSSATMKTKIDSLYQSLILAESVREAIDNQKLAPILSTQLQHLPRFKQLDRLQQAAILDRLLISLRDRHIQLENNDLN
- a CDS encoding EamA family transporter, which codes for MKSQSARRSDVLLTALAPMTWGTTYFVATEFLPPNHPLLVAALRSLPIGLLLMAWFKQLPQGIWWWRILLLGSLNIGLFQALLFIAAYRLPGGVAATAGAIQPLLVGVFSWIILQEKPSKRSIVAGIAGLVGVGLLVISPAAKLDPIGIVTAIGGAATMGLGTVLIKRWQRPVSLLVFTAWQLTVGGLVLLPIALAIEGPIAQISTTNLFGFVYLGVVGTGIAYALWFRGIDKLNASAVSYLGLMSPVVATLIGFVFLNQSFTPIQLIGMAIVLISIVLGQQTDRSRPSSSISIQSRRRK